The Henckelia pumila isolate YLH828 chromosome 2, ASM3356847v2, whole genome shotgun sequence genome includes a window with the following:
- the LOC140882150 gene encoding histone-lysine N-methyltransferase ASHR2, producing MSENVSLVDIKHKGRALIASQPLKAGQIILRDSPILIYSATPLAGGGCYCCHCFRAIPPNCTTIASCPRCSNASVFCSPQCLSVATSTSHTPFVCQALSILQASNSPLLHHHHDRLLQARFLVAAYNLGMVSPSHFQTLLSLQGEPIVDDASNFLHSLISSVCCPFLDSLKIGFSLDLTASLLSKDKLNAFGLMYPFNQDEERSVRAYVIYPRASFFNHDCLPNACRFDYVDSNSGSDSNTDIVVRLLHDIPEGREICISYFPVNLKYSERQKRLKEDYGFSCDCDRCKVEANWSDNEEEGEEDMEAEEDMEEDGDDDIGEEDSVMDKENYDFPHAYFFMRYMCNKDNCWGTLAPLPPPDARISTIMECNVCGNLSNSDGLMNGNL from the coding sequence ATGTCTGAAAATGTTTCACTGGTGGATATCAAACACAAGGGAAGAGCTTTGATCGCTTCCCAGCCGCTAAAAGCTGGCCAGATTATCCTCCGCGACTCCCCCATACTCATCTACTCTGCCACCCCTCTTGCCGGAGGAGGATGTTACTGCTGTCATTGCTTTAGAGCCATCCCACCAAACTGCACCACCATCGCATCTTGCCCTCGTTGCTCGAATGCGTCGGTTTTTTGCTCTCCACAGTGCCTTTCCGTTGCCACTTCCACCTCACACACTCCTTTCGTCTGCCAAGCTCTATCGATCCTTCAAGCCTCCAATTCTCCGCTTCTCCATCACCACCACGACCGCCTTTTACAAGCCCGCTTCCTCGTTGCTGCGTACAATCTTGGAATGGTGTCTCCTTCCCATTTTCAGACTCTTTTGTCACTTCAAGGTGAACCCATTGTCGATGATGCATCCAACTTCCTGCATTCTTTGATTTCTTCAGTTTGTTGCCCTTTTCTTGATAGTTTAAAAATCGGGTTCTCCTTGGACCTGACTGCATCTCTTTTGTCTAAGGACAAACTGAATGCTTTTGGATTAATGTATCCCTTTAATCAAGATGAAGAAAGGTCTGTTAGGGCGTATGTAATTTACCCAAGGGCATCGTTTTTCAACCATGATTGTCTCCCTAATGCTTGTAGATTCGACTACGTTGATTCCAACTCTGGTTCTGATAGTAATACTGACATTGTTGTGAGATTACTTCATGATATTCCTGAGGGTAGAGAGATTTGCATTAGCTACTTCCCTGTCAATCTCAAGTACTCTGAAAGGCAAAAGAGGTTAAAGGAAGATTATGGCTTTTCGTGTGATTGTGATCGATGCAAAGTCGAGGCTAATTGGTCTGACAATGAGGAGGAAGGAGAAGAAGATATGGAGGCAGAGGAGGACATGGAGGAGGATGGTGATGATGATATTGGGGAAGAGGATTCTGTAATGGACAAAGAAAACTATGATTTCCCTCATGCTTATTTCTTCATGAGATATATGTGTAATAAAGACAATTGCTGGGGTACATTGGCTCCTCTTCCTCCGCCCGATGCTCGAATTTCAACAATCATGGAGTGCAATGTTTGTGGCAACTTGAGCAACTCGGACGGTCTGATGAATGGGAATTTGTAG
- the LOC140883857 gene encoding DNA-repair protein XRCC1, translating to MSSQGGNSHGTARKRNLPSWMSSKEDENDGDEKTSQPRSKGKSKKEQSPVQVEGKGSSDFSKLMEGVVFVLSGFVNPERGILRSQMMEMGAEYQPDWDSNSTLLVCAFPNTPKFRQVEAEDGTIISKDWISQCYNQRKLVDIESYLLNVGKPWRKQRVSHETSQDVKITMPRKSSKQEEKSSHSKKSIASSKMKSNFSPAKVKRWAVEDLKRTISWLENQDEKPDPHEINNIASEGILTCLQDAIDALKQGQDIQAMAETWACVPRLVKELAELDSATDSKASLSKEDLCREAMVCKQIYELEFLNVQPQSYGNKKAPKDQEKYARDDPVDSDETIEMTEDEIDEAYNSIASTL from the exons ATGTCGAGCCAAGGTGGCAATAGTCATGGAACTGCAAGAAAACGCAATTTGCCCTCATGGATGAGTTCTAAAGAAGACGAAAATGACGGTGACGAAAAAACCAGCCAACCAAGAAGCAAGGGCAAGTCCAAGAAGGAGCAAAGCCCCGTTCAGGTCGAAGGGAAAGGCTCTTCGGATTTCTCAAAACTTATG GAAGGAGTAGTATTTGTGCTATCCGGATTTGTGAATCCAGAGCGGGGTATTCTACGGTCACAGATGATGGAAATGGGTGCAGAATATCAACCTGATTGGGATTCGAATAGCACCCTCTTAGTATGTGCTTTTCCTAACACACCAAAGTTTAGGCAAGTTGAAGCTGAGGATGGAACTATTATATCAAAG GATTGGATATCACAGTGTTATAATCAAAGAAAACTTGTTGATATTGAATCATATTTATTGAATGTGGGCAAACCATGGAGGAAGCAACGGGTTTCTCATGAAACTAGCCAAG ACGTAAAAATTACGATGCCTAGAAAATCTTCGAAACAAGAAGAGAAGAGCTCACACTCGAAGAAGAGTATTGCATCTTCCAAG ATGAAAAGTAACTTTTCTCCTGCAAAAGTTAAGAGGTGGGCTGTTGAGGACTTGAAACGAACCATATCATGGCTTGAAAATCAAGATGAGAAG CCAGATCCCCACGAGATAAATAACATAGCTTCTGAAGGAATCCTAACATGTTTGCAAGATGCCATAGATGCCCTCAAGCAAGGACAG GACATCCAAGCTATGGCTGAAACATGGGCATGTGTTCCCCGGTTAGTTAAGGAGCTGGCAGAATTGGACTCCGCAACAGACTCTAAGGCTTCACTTAGCAAAGAAGATCTCTGCAGAGAAGCAATGGTCTGTAAACAAATCTACGAGCTCGAATTTCTCAACGTGCAGCCCCAATCTTATGGGAACAAGAAAGCCCCTAAGGATCAAGAGAAGTATGCGAGAGATGACCCTGTTGACAGTGATGAAACAATCGAGATGACTGAAGATGAAATTGATGAAGCTTATAACTCCATAGCTTCTACTCTGTAA
- the LOC140882795 gene encoding uncharacterized protein, with protein MAEILTFTQSSLLQGSLRQLGTSRQVQLHVDRRQAFSVGALARSFVPTKLKKVRTIGSPYWEDKVGFFRDPKMPTTFSVVSAGTGSDILPDSGGSNDNFSGGNGDGGGGSGNGGNNNNDKGGPGENDGGDAKKAGMSMSQKLTLGYAALVGVGGAMGYIKGGSKKSLISGGLSALVLYIVYSILPTNPVLASCFGLGLSFSLLVVMGSRFKRSGKIFPAGVVSLVSLVMSGGYLHGILRSMH; from the coding sequence ATGGCAGAAATCTTAACGTTTACTCAGTCCTCTTTACTGCAAGGCTCTCTGCGTCAATTGGGCACTTCGAGGCAAGTGCAACTTCATGTTGATCGCAGGCAAGCATTCTCAGTTGGAGCTTTGGCTCGGAGTTTTGTTCCGACAAAGTTGAAGAAAGTACGAACTATTGGTTCACCTTATTGGGAAGATAAAGTTGGTTTTTTCAGAGATCCAAAAATGCCAACCACATTTTCCGTTGTTTCTGCTGGGACAGGCAGTGATATTTTACCAGATTCTGGTGGTTCGAATGACAATTTTAGTGGTGGCAATGGTGATGGAGGTGGTGGAAGTGGCAATGGTGGTAATAATAACAATGATAAGGGGGGACCAGGTGAAAATGACGGTGGCGATGCTAAGAAAGCAGGCATGTCAATGTCCCAGAAACTGACACTTGGGTATGCTGCCTTGGTTGGAGTTGGTGGTGCAATGGGCTATATTAAAGGTGGGAGCAAGAAGTCATTAATTTCAGGTGGACTGTCAGCTCTTGTGTTGTATATTGTTTACAGTATTCTTCCAACAAATCCTGTTTTGGCGTCGTGCTTTGGCCTTGGACTGTCATTTTCTCTCCTCGTAGTGATGGGTTCTCGCTTTAAGAGGTCAGGAAAGATCTTTCCAGCTGGTGTTGTCTCCTTAGTATCACTAGTCATGAGTGGTGGTTATCTGCATGGAATATTACGAAGTATGCACTAA